From Verrucomicrobia bacterium S94, the proteins below share one genomic window:
- a CDS encoding DUF4976 domain-containing protein: MHEELDIMKNMLLTMVILLAGAVSGEEQRPPNIVFVMIDDLGLYDLNCYGYKAVDTPHANRLAEEGMLFRHAYAASTVCTPSRAGVISGQAPARLHLTNHISNQHFAPENPVLLSAPEVTALPPDVVTFAEVLRDNGYACGFFGKWHLSRQKTDGSNRVEDERTQPDHQGFENNAGGNGNGGPPGGWFSPYKNPYLPNGPEGEYLPERLANEAVAYMEANKDKPFLIAMWNYTVHSPLETTDALTEKYKARKAAGEKVGNPVYAGMVEAADAVLGRLLEKLDELGLQENTLVILTSDNGGFNYGVADAPPLRKTKSWLYDGGLRIPMIVRWPGRVRPGTVSEEYVSHLDYFPTFMEVAGISKDPDLILDGESLVPLLTGTGGIERDALYFHYPNYAWHAKNRLGGAIIEGDYKLLNWYDDDSVELYNLKTDPSEKNDIAAENPELAERLKRKFKKWLKDVNANMPVPNPDYVVPVE, from the coding sequence ATGCATGAGGAGTTGGATATAATGAAGAATATGCTGCTGACGATGGTGATTTTACTGGCCGGTGCGGTATCGGGTGAAGAACAGCGTCCGCCGAATATTGTTTTTGTGATGATCGATGATTTGGGGTTGTATGATCTCAACTGCTACGGATACAAGGCGGTGGATACCCCGCATGCGAACCGGTTGGCCGAAGAAGGCATGCTTTTCCGGCATGCGTATGCGGCATCCACGGTTTGTACCCCGTCGCGGGCCGGAGTGATCAGTGGTCAGGCACCGGCCCGGCTGCATTTGACCAACCATATCTCCAATCAGCATTTTGCCCCGGAAAATCCGGTTTTGCTGAGTGCGCCGGAAGTGACGGCACTGCCGCCGGATGTGGTTACTTTTGCTGAGGTATTGCGGGATAACGGGTATGCCTGCGGCTTTTTCGGGAAATGGCATTTGTCGCGCCAGAAAACCGACGGCAGCAACCGGGTGGAGGATGAACGCACCCAGCCGGATCATCAGGGATTTGAAAATAATGCGGGCGGTAATGGAAACGGCGGACCTCCCGGCGGATGGTTTTCCCCCTATAAAAACCCTTACCTTCCAAACGGACCGGAAGGTGAATACCTGCCGGAACGCCTGGCAAATGAAGCGGTGGCGTATATGGAGGCAAACAAAGATAAGCCGTTCCTGATTGCTATGTGGAATTACACGGTGCATTCCCCGCTGGAAACTACGGATGCACTGACTGAAAAATATAAGGCACGGAAGGCGGCGGGTGAAAAGGTCGGTAATCCGGTGTATGCCGGGATGGTGGAGGCGGCCGATGCGGTGCTGGGCCGTTTACTGGAAAAACTGGATGAGCTCGGACTGCAGGAGAATACGCTGGTTATTCTGACTTCAGATAATGGCGGATTTAACTATGGGGTTGCTGATGCTCCGCCGCTGCGGAAGACCAAGAGCTGGCTATATGATGGTGGACTGCGGATTCCAATGATTGTTCGATGGCCGGGCAGAGTGAGGCCGGGAACGGTCAGCGAAGAATATGTATCGCATCTCGATTATTTTCCTACCTTTATGGAAGTGGCCGGCATATCGAAAGATCCGGATCTTATTCTGGACGGCGAAAGTCTGGTTCCGTTGCTGACCGGTACGGGCGGGATAGAACGTGATGCACTTTATTTTCATTATCCGAATTATGCCTGGCACGCGAAAAACCGGCTGGGCGGTGCCATTATCGAGGGCGACTATAAATTACTCAACTGGTACGACGATGATTCGGTAGAGCTCTACAATCTCAAAACGGATCCGAGCGAAAAGAATGATATCGCGGCAGAAAACCCGGAACTGGCGGAGCGGCTGAAACGTAAGTTTAAAAAATGGCTGAAGGATGTGAATGCCAATATGCCGGTGCCCAATCCGGATTATGTTGTCCCTGTAGAGTGA
- a CDS encoding DUF1080 domain-containing protein: protein MKKRIMISTLFLVGGVLAGGEWRNLLEGGNLDQWWQKNPSAGWVMEADGSVHLPAGVKGGSLSSRESFLDFELQFEWKISEGGNSGVYYRAKGQSPEYQILDDEKHVRGQWPVSRAAALYDLFGRSDDSCYKPAGEWNTGKIVAKGNRLQHWLNGVKVVDVEVDSPEWKEAFAKSKFKNPETFGKMKGKIWFQDHGGEVWYRNIRIREL from the coding sequence ATGAAGAAACGTATAATGATTTCCACCCTTTTTCTGGTCGGAGGAGTATTGGCCGGAGGAGAGTGGAGGAATCTTTTGGAGGGCGGGAATCTCGATCAGTGGTGGCAGAAAAATCCGTCAGCTGGATGGGTGATGGAAGCGGACGGTTCGGTTCATCTTCCGGCCGGTGTAAAGGGTGGGTCGCTGTCTTCCCGGGAATCTTTTCTGGATTTTGAACTGCAGTTCGAATGGAAAATCTCCGAAGGAGGTAACAGCGGGGTCTATTACCGGGCGAAAGGCCAAAGCCCGGAATATCAGATTCTGGATGATGAAAAACATGTGCGCGGTCAATGGCCGGTCTCCCGGGCGGCGGCACTTTATGACCTTTTCGGCCGTTCCGATGACAGCTGCTATAAGCCTGCCGGGGAATGGAATACCGGAAAAATTGTGGCCAAAGGAAACCGTTTGCAGCACTGGCTTAACGGTGTGAAAGTGGTGGATGTGGAAGTCGATAGTCCGGAATGGAAAGAAGCCTTTGCTAAGAGCAAATTTAAAAATCCTGAAACGTTTGGAAAAATGAAGGGGAAAATCTGGTTTCAGGACCATGGTGGTGAAGTCTGGTATCGGAACATCCGGATCCGTGAACTGTGA
- a CDS encoding heparan N-sulfatase: MGLFCCSAFAGRPNILFVCADDMSHASCYGHQFVSTPHFDSIAEEGLKFTRMYTPSSKCAPSRAVMLTGRNPWQLEGAANHKPVWPDKFISFVEVLTENGYFTGFTGKGWNPGVHPKGRNLTGKEYNQHRIEPTSLKVSPYDYSANFEAFMAERPDGQPFFFWYGAKEPHRGYEYKSGVKAGKSLSSLEFLPAFWPDTEAVRHDILDYAVEVEYFDRHLGKILQTLEQSGELENTLIIATSDNAMPFPRYKGHPHEFATRIPFVVKWPGHIKNPGRTCREFASLIDLAPTCLEAAGIDMEHCGMQPVEGRSLSDFFADKVERRDSVLTGRERNDMCRPNGWGYPVRSLHRGDFVYMHNFEPDRWPCGTEEAGFRDTDWSPTKSEIMYKYKGSEAWELCFGKRPREELYHVKSDPECMQNLAENPEYAELKSRMKKELFEALTEQGDPRMSGNGDFFDRCRPERIPEYDELVRGMNKKK, encoded by the coding sequence ATGGGTTTGTTTTGCTGTTCAGCATTTGCAGGACGCCCCAACATTTTGTTTGTGTGTGCCGATGATATGTCGCATGCGAGCTGTTACGGACATCAGTTTGTTTCGACACCGCACTTTGATTCGATTGCAGAAGAAGGGCTTAAATTTACGCGGATGTATACGCCTAGCAGTAAGTGCGCTCCATCGCGTGCAGTGATGCTGACGGGCAGAAATCCATGGCAGCTTGAAGGTGCGGCGAATCATAAGCCGGTGTGGCCGGATAAATTTATAAGCTTTGTCGAGGTGCTGACAGAGAACGGCTATTTTACCGGTTTCACCGGAAAGGGGTGGAATCCGGGGGTTCATCCGAAGGGCCGGAACCTTACCGGAAAGGAATATAATCAGCATCGTATTGAACCAACGTCTCTGAAAGTTTCTCCGTATGACTATTCTGCCAACTTTGAGGCTTTTATGGCTGAAAGGCCGGACGGTCAGCCTTTCTTTTTCTGGTACGGCGCCAAGGAGCCGCACCGGGGATATGAATATAAATCGGGAGTAAAGGCGGGGAAAAGTCTGTCATCGCTGGAGTTTCTTCCGGCGTTCTGGCCGGATACCGAGGCGGTGCGGCATGATATTCTCGACTATGCGGTTGAAGTGGAATATTTCGATCGGCATCTTGGTAAAATTTTACAAACGTTAGAACAATCGGGTGAATTAGAGAATACGCTGATCATCGCTACGTCGGATAATGCCATGCCTTTTCCTCGCTATAAAGGGCATCCACACGAATTTGCTACGCGCATTCCTTTCGTTGTAAAGTGGCCCGGGCATATTAAAAATCCCGGAAGAACCTGCCGGGAGTTCGCCAGTTTGATCGATCTTGCCCCGACCTGTCTGGAAGCTGCCGGAATTGATATGGAACACTGCGGGATGCAGCCGGTTGAAGGGCGGAGCCTGTCTGATTTCTTTGCCGATAAAGTAGAGAGGCGCGATAGTGTGCTGACTGGCCGGGAGCGCAACGATATGTGCCGCCCGAACGGGTGGGGTTATCCGGTTCGCAGTCTGCACCGGGGTGACTTTGTGTATATGCATAATTTCGAGCCGGACCGCTGGCCGTGCGGTACGGAAGAGGCGGGTTTCCGGGATACGGACTGGAGCCCGACCAAGTCGGAAATCATGTATAAATATAAAGGATCCGAGGCGTGGGAGCTGTGTTTCGGTAAGCGTCCGCGGGAAGAACTTTACCATGTTAAAAGCGATCCGGAATGCATGCAGAATCTGGCTGAAAATCCGGAGTATGCGGAGCTGAAGAGCAGGATGAAAAAGGAACTTTTTGAGGCCCTGACTGAACAGGGTGATCCAAGGATGTCTGGCAACGGTGACTTTTTTGACCGGTGCCGGCCGGAGCGGATTCCTGAGTATGACGAATTGGTTCGGGGAATGAATAAGAAGAAGTAG
- a CDS encoding Gfo/Idh/MocA family oxidoreductase yields MKFSRRTGLFAGGAATAVSLIPGKVLGANEKVNIAWIGVGGRGNRLLSNFERSGLMNVVAMCDVDLKSKYVDEAKARFPKAYLYDDWRKLFDEKANEFDAVMVMVPDHSHFPVTMAAMALGKHVYTEKPLARTFQEIDLMIKAADKYGVVNQMGNQGFSGDNYFQFKAWKEAGIIKNVRHVDAFINNGFAWYPHHYDKSKAITGWPAGDPMPEHINWDVWLGTTPVHPYSTLYARNKWRGWQQYGTGAFGDWGAHIFDTMHHFLEFGLPESIEVKKLQGKHDLIFCEASTLGFKFPERNGLPAVTVDYYDGWKNLPPIPEEFEGREHNFHKDPGKFIFSDDLVFYGKHHGNPLQVIPYDRYRELLKAGKLPKDFGRNSDHYANFLLACKGAEKARSPFSIGGPLSQFLILGSIAQRIGNEGETLEFDRETKRFKNSDLANSLLEDTPRKGWEQYYNM; encoded by the coding sequence ATGAAGTTTTCAAGACGTACGGGGTTGTTTGCGGGAGGAGCTGCAACCGCGGTTTCTCTTATTCCCGGTAAAGTTTTAGGCGCAAACGAAAAGGTGAATATCGCCTGGATCGGCGTAGGCGGGCGCGGCAATCGGCTGCTGAGTAATTTCGAGCGTTCAGGGCTGATGAATGTTGTGGCCATGTGTGATGTGGATCTCAAGTCAAAATATGTCGATGAAGCCAAGGCCCGCTTTCCCAAAGCGTATCTTTATGATGACTGGCGCAAGCTGTTTGATGAAAAGGCCAATGAATTCGATGCGGTGATGGTGATGGTTCCGGACCACTCGCATTTCCCGGTCACGATGGCGGCGATGGCGCTGGGCAAACATGTCTACACCGAAAAGCCGCTGGCACGCACTTTTCAGGAAATTGACCTGATGATCAAAGCTGCCGATAAATACGGTGTTGTCAATCAGATGGGCAATCAGGGATTTTCGGGTGATAACTATTTTCAGTTCAAGGCCTGGAAAGAGGCCGGAATTATTAAAAACGTCCGTCATGTGGATGCCTTCATCAACAATGGTTTTGCCTGGTATCCGCATCACTACGACAAGAGCAAAGCGATTACCGGCTGGCCTGCAGGGGATCCGATGCCCGAGCACATCAACTGGGATGTCTGGCTGGGGACGACACCGGTTCATCCCTACAGTACACTCTACGCGCGAAACAAGTGGCGTGGATGGCAGCAGTATGGCACCGGTGCTTTCGGCGACTGGGGTGCGCATATTTTCGATACGATGCATCATTTCCTGGAATTCGGTCTGCCGGAATCGATCGAAGTGAAAAAGCTGCAGGGGAAACATGATCTTATTTTTTGTGAAGCATCCACGCTCGGTTTTAAATTTCCGGAACGAAACGGCCTTCCGGCCGTGACGGTGGATTATTATGACGGCTGGAAAAACCTGCCGCCGATTCCGGAAGAGTTTGAAGGACGTGAGCACAATTTCCATAAAGATCCCGGCAAGTTTATCTTTAGCGATGATCTGGTGTTTTATGGCAAACACCACGGCAATCCATTGCAGGTGATTCCTTACGATCGGTACCGGGAACTGCTGAAAGCCGGGAAACTGCCGAAGGATTTCGGACGGAACTCCGATCACTACGCCAACTTCCTGCTGGCCTGCAAAGGAGCAGAAAAGGCTCGTTCGCCCTTCTCTATCGGGGGACCGCTTTCACAGTTCCTGATTCTCGGATCCATTGCACAGCGGATCGGAAATGAAGGCGAAACACTGGAGTTTGATCGCGAAACCAAGCGGTTTAAAAACAGTGACCTCGCTAACAGTCTTCTTGAAGATACGCCGCGTAAAGGTTGGGAACAGTACTATAATATGTAA
- a CDS encoding PEP-CTERM sorting domain-containing protein, which translates to MRKTILTAGLIATGLFMQVTADVVWSEDFEGAVLGATSGNNQTLAGTTLQTANTASSIVVDSTTDPTAAAAFTLASGNFIRLSASSNDFASVRSALNPISFAQVSADATYTMSFDIYIPVTLDKAVGDFQPRFKLNGAGGNGATDASQTVADAGQYHIVYTGQISDFINTDVNEARPFIGIDQDGGKLVQENFDYLYMDNIRLEVVPEPATLGLVAAFGGGIILIRRRFMM; encoded by the coding sequence ATGAGAAAAACAATACTGACTGCCGGTCTAATTGCAACCGGCCTGTTTATGCAGGTCACAGCGGATGTGGTCTGGTCTGAGGATTTCGAAGGAGCCGTACTTGGTGCGACCTCCGGGAACAATCAGACTCTTGCCGGAACTACACTTCAGACAGCCAATACGGCATCAAGCATTGTGGTGGATTCCACAACTGATCCGACTGCCGCAGCGGCCTTCACACTCGCATCCGGAAACTTTATCCGTCTTTCAGCCAGCTCGAATGATTTTGCTTCAGTTCGTTCCGCGCTCAATCCAATCAGTTTTGCGCAGGTTTCAGCGGATGCCACTTATACGATGTCTTTCGATATCTATATCCCGGTTACGCTCGATAAAGCCGTCGGCGACTTTCAGCCGCGCTTTAAGCTGAACGGAGCGGGTGGAAACGGCGCGACAGACGCGAGTCAGACGGTGGCGGATGCCGGTCAGTATCACATTGTTTATACCGGGCAGATTTCCGACTTCATCAACACGGATGTGAATGAAGCGCGGCCGTTCATCGGTATTGATCAGGACGGCGGAAAGCTGGTGCAGGAAAACTTTGATTATCTGTATATGGATAACATCCGGCTGGAAGTGGTCCCGGAGCCGGCCACGCTTGGATTGGTCGCAGCTTTCGGGGGAGGTATTATTTTAATCCGCCGTCGTTTTATGATGTGA
- a CDS encoding response regulator transcription factor, whose protein sequence is MEENTRILVVDDNALLRLGLTETFNIEPGLEPVGQAANGAEAIELVRSLKPDVITMDYQMPGDDGIETTRKILAEFPYIKVVLLSVFDSEEDIFKAYKAGVRGYLTKKAGEVEEVIEAVQEVAKGGTYFPAAIAAKLEGRKEKDDLTPREMEVLQLLAEGCSNKEIVNRLGISLPTVKLHIINLREKLKAADRTQAVVHAFKQGILHLD, encoded by the coding sequence ATGGAAGAGAATACCAGAATTCTTGTGGTGGATGATAATGCACTGCTGCGGCTGGGTTTGACCGAGACCTTCAACATTGAACCGGGACTGGAACCGGTGGGTCAGGCCGCCAACGGAGCCGAAGCGATTGAGCTGGTGAGGAGTCTGAAGCCCGATGTGATTACGATGGATTATCAGATGCCCGGGGATGACGGTATTGAAACCACCCGGAAGATTTTGGCCGAGTTCCCATATATCAAAGTGGTGCTGCTCTCGGTATTTGATTCGGAAGAGGATATTTTCAAAGCGTATAAGGCCGGAGTACGCGGCTATCTCACAAAAAAAGCCGGTGAAGTGGAAGAGGTCATTGAAGCCGTCCAGGAAGTGGCCAAGGGAGGGACCTATTTCCCGGCGGCTATTGCAGCGAAACTGGAAGGTCGTAAAGAAAAGGATGATCTGACGCCGCGCGAAATGGAAGTGCTTCAATTGCTTGCTGAAGGCTGCAGTAATAAGGAGATTGTGAATCGGCTGGGTATTTCATTGCCGACGGTGAAGCTGCACATTATCAATCTTCGTGAAAAGCTTAAAGCAGCTGACCGGACCCAGGCGGTAGTGCATGCCTTTAAACAGGGCATTCTTCATCTGGATTAA
- a CDS encoding sensor histidine kinase, translating into MRRFVTVFKCFLLLLSCITTVRAELVYTNLTVLRSLPPERAAQELPVRVVAQVMWIHPTGSGFFLNDGKHGIYAQKPREAGALSRFVPGDIVRVEGKTNEGFFSTSIFADRIERLGNKPLPEARPFYTFELYSSQIDCDWVWLAGRIISKSVQLDGNSGASLTLGLIVNSVPVDVQLPWTETAEKQVDDLMFSRVKFRAVAGTKFNMNRQVVGRTFFVSSPDEFELVDNYRPGTGVEIKEIHELLRSGSAHHRLSTGTKGIVTYVADTHLYLRGEKACIKVKLRGEPAVEAGDRVEVEGVVLPKPISPDFAAREVRVVERTGILPEPVPLILNDELRARWDNFPEASLNYELVQLDAELVDITESFGLTTGYKEKILLCRQGSYLFEAKIPHYAGLSEDLKPGAIIRLEGICNLTRSEERRWRLYVDWFWIQLRWASDVTVLVPAPWWTAGRLLWVLGISSGLITLILIWVAALRRTVRKQTGVIADQVARESISEERQRIARELHDNLEQGLAGMAIQLRGAQRVLELNREKRLSSIRSLMDRIGSENKAVKAHLEKEAKEVISDSDRNRHAIEVVQGMLAHCSQESRTSIMDLRGGILERLDFIPALRETLEPMVRACGASFELKVEGEVRKLNQATERNLLLIIKEAVANASKHAEPDKIDLILDYRNGGLIIRIMDDGSGFDPASASKAGHFGLLGMRERVNQLKGTLEIESRPGEGTCVKIRISSTAEWEPV; encoded by the coding sequence ATGCGCCGATTCGTAACTGTATTTAAATGCTTTCTGTTGCTGTTGAGCTGCATTACGACTGTTCGTGCAGAGCTGGTCTATACCAATCTTACCGTGTTGCGTTCCCTGCCGCCAGAGCGGGCTGCGCAGGAACTTCCGGTCCGGGTTGTAGCCCAGGTGATGTGGATTCATCCCACGGGAAGCGGTTTTTTTCTGAATGATGGGAAACATGGAATTTATGCCCAGAAACCGCGGGAAGCCGGTGCGTTAAGCCGTTTTGTTCCGGGAGACATTGTTCGGGTGGAAGGTAAAACCAATGAAGGTTTTTTCTCTACGTCGATTTTTGCGGACCGTATCGAGCGGCTTGGAAATAAACCGCTGCCCGAGGCGCGCCCTTTTTACACGTTTGAGCTCTATTCCAGCCAGATTGACTGTGACTGGGTGTGGTTGGCGGGCCGGATTATTTCCAAATCGGTTCAGCTGGACGGCAATTCGGGAGCCAGTCTGACGCTGGGGCTCATTGTGAACAGTGTTCCGGTGGATGTTCAGCTGCCCTGGACGGAAACAGCGGAAAAGCAGGTGGATGACCTGATGTTCAGCCGAGTGAAATTCAGAGCAGTAGCCGGTACAAAGTTCAACATGAACCGGCAGGTGGTGGGGCGCACTTTTTTTGTGAGTTCCCCGGATGAATTTGAACTGGTGGATAATTACCGGCCCGGTACAGGGGTTGAAATTAAGGAAATTCATGAGTTATTGCGCAGTGGCAGTGCGCATCACCGTTTATCGACCGGTACCAAAGGTATTGTGACGTATGTTGCTGATACTCACCTTTATCTGCGAGGGGAAAAGGCTTGTATCAAGGTGAAGCTGCGCGGCGAACCAGCCGTTGAAGCCGGTGACCGCGTCGAAGTTGAGGGGGTGGTTCTCCCGAAGCCGATCAGTCCTGATTTTGCCGCCCGTGAAGTGCGGGTGGTTGAGCGGACCGGGATTTTACCGGAGCCGGTTCCGCTGATTCTGAATGATGAACTGAGAGCCCGGTGGGACAATTTTCCGGAAGCGTCGCTGAATTATGAGCTGGTGCAGCTGGATGCCGAGCTGGTGGATATTACGGAATCGTTTGGCCTGACGACCGGGTACAAGGAAAAAATTCTGCTCTGTCGTCAGGGCTCCTATCTTTTTGAAGCGAAGATCCCGCATTATGCCGGTCTGAGTGAAGATCTGAAACCGGGAGCGATTATTCGCCTGGAGGGCATCTGTAATCTGACACGCAGTGAAGAACGGCGCTGGCGGCTGTATGTGGACTGGTTCTGGATTCAGTTGCGCTGGGCATCAGATGTCACGGTGCTTGTTCCGGCGCCCTGGTGGACCGCAGGCAGGCTGCTTTGGGTGCTGGGGATCAGCAGCGGTCTGATTACACTGATTCTGATCTGGGTGGCTGCATTGCGGCGAACTGTGCGCAAACAGACGGGGGTTATTGCGGATCAGGTGGCGCGGGAAAGTATTTCGGAGGAACGGCAGCGCATTGCCCGGGAGCTGCATGATAATCTGGAGCAGGGTCTGGCCGGTATGGCGATTCAGCTGCGGGGAGCGCAACGTGTGCTGGAGTTGAACCGGGAAAAAAGGCTCTCCTCCATTCGTTCTCTGATGGACCGGATCGGTTCGGAAAACAAGGCGGTGAAAGCACATCTCGAGAAGGAAGCCAAGGAGGTCATTTCCGATTCCGACCGAAACCGCCATGCTATTGAGGTGGTGCAGGGGATGCTGGCCCATTGCAGTCAGGAATCGCGCACATCGATTATGGATCTGCGTGGGGGCATTCTGGAGCGGCTTGATTTTATACCGGCATTACGGGAGACGCTGGAACCCATGGTCCGCGCCTGCGGGGCGTCGTTTGAACTGAAGGTGGAGGGAGAGGTCAGAAAACTGAACCAGGCGACGGAGCGTAATCTGCTGCTGATCATTAAAGAGGCGGTGGCCAATGCCTCGAAGCATGCGGAGCCGGATAAAATTGATCTGATTCTGGATTATCGTAATGGCGGGCTGATCATAAGGATAATGGACGATGGCTCCGGGTTTGATCCAGCATCTGCTTCTAAAGCTGGACACTTCGGTCTCCTCGGTATGCGGGAACGGGTGAATCAGTTGAAAGGAACGCTGGAAATTGAAAGTCGACCCGGAGAAGGTACATGTGTGAAGATACGTATTTCATCAACGGCGGAATGGGAGCCTGTGTAA
- a CDS encoding beta-agarase has product MAADGEDRNATVSFPAVKKPRSIDWNKPYIVVEPRTARAIEGVTRVDRKRYFSIADGGVNFDRRVPEDKYDYLVHELGINFGRSLGLVKYPASKLKEDPEKPGFADLKPLMAGKPQDGSDRMKADFGDNLDVAMHGAHNAYPEYMGRHETADSVRDAKHPQYIPENIDAAALLAAAVLKFNYTDFTRPRYYELVNEPHWSFFNDQHLADWHLKTHEMVKKATPEVQVGGLCMSVCYFYRNNYRSFQGMKQFIDHTNGEMDFYSFHVYDYLRWRDGEYKGRLQSGLPLEGTLDLVPNYTMNEFGKSAHIVVSEQGGYNGEAPKGDFDGELVASQILSNAYPHADHDSWEMEMKKRSIVSFGHVSSIIANTLAFIDHPHTVQKAVPFILSTTWNWGPKYYAQLYVAKNYTDKSEWVEQDTLNFYRFFRGVDGHRVKALCSDPDLQTRAFVHENKLYLAINNQSFKPEKIDLYGIETGSVEVRRLGRNPDFTMSYVEKKIATPDVLEIAGRESVMLVADYGEAIKPTRAVNEVVCYGDKVTVPVSDATFKIIIPDLGEIDYAQLRVAVTRSPEKSVEPVIELNGRALAVPLEDSAGRYTDKEYASTKLVYVDPTMLKSINSVKVSFPDGDDGAVGSAVLRVAVKK; this is encoded by the coding sequence CTGGCTGCGGATGGTGAAGATCGAAATGCAACGGTATCCTTCCCAGCTGTAAAGAAGCCTCGTTCCATAGATTGGAATAAACCGTACATTGTGGTTGAGCCACGCACGGCGCGGGCGATTGAGGGCGTGACCCGGGTGGATCGGAAGCGGTATTTCAGCATTGCGGACGGCGGAGTTAATTTTGACCGGCGTGTACCGGAGGATAAATATGATTATCTGGTGCATGAGCTGGGGATTAATTTCGGTCGGTCGCTGGGGCTTGTGAAATATCCGGCATCAAAGCTGAAGGAGGATCCGGAGAAACCGGGGTTTGCTGATTTGAAGCCGTTGATGGCTGGTAAGCCACAGGATGGGTCAGACCGAATGAAAGCCGATTTCGGGGATAATCTGGATGTGGCGATGCATGGGGCGCATAACGCCTATCCGGAATATATGGGACGCCATGAAACGGCGGATTCAGTCCGGGATGCCAAGCATCCGCAGTATATTCCGGAAAACATCGATGCCGCAGCTTTGTTGGCGGCGGCAGTGCTGAAGTTTAATTATACGGATTTTACCCGGCCGCGGTATTATGAACTGGTGAATGAACCGCACTGGTCGTTTTTCAACGATCAGCATCTGGCGGACTGGCACCTGAAAACTCATGAGATGGTGAAGAAGGCGACACCGGAAGTACAGGTGGGCGGTTTGTGTATGTCGGTTTGTTATTTTTATCGCAACAACTATCGAAGTTTTCAGGGAATGAAACAGTTTATCGACCATACTAATGGTGAAATGGATTTTTATTCCTTCCATGTTTATGACTATCTGCGCTGGCGGGACGGGGAGTATAAGGGGCGTCTGCAGTCGGGGTTGCCGCTGGAAGGTACGCTGGACCTTGTGCCCAATTATACTATGAATGAATTTGGTAAATCCGCCCATATTGTGGTGAGTGAGCAGGGCGGTTATAACGGGGAAGCGCCGAAGGGCGATTTTGACGGTGAGCTGGTGGCTTCACAGATTCTGAGCAATGCGTATCCGCATGCCGATCATGATTCGTGGGAAATGGAGATGAAGAAGCGGTCGATTGTCAGCTTCGGGCATGTGAGTTCCATTATCGCCAACACGCTGGCATTTATCGACCATCCCCATACGGTACAGAAAGCGGTGCCGTTTATTCTTTCCACGACCTGGAATTGGGGGCCGAAATATTATGCCCAGCTTTATGTAGCGAAAAATTATACGGATAAGAGTGAATGGGTGGAGCAGGATACCCTGAATTTTTACCGGTTTTTCCGGGGTGTTGATGGGCACCGCGTGAAGGCGCTGTGTTCCGATCCGGATCTGCAGACCCGTGCTTTTGTGCATGAGAATAAGCTGTATCTGGCCATCAATAATCAGAGTTTTAAGCCGGAAAAGATTGATCTCTACGGTATTGAAACGGGATCGGTTGAAGTGCGGCGCCTTGGGCGGAATCCGGATTTCACGATGTCGTATGTGGAAAAGAAAATCGCTACCCCTGATGTGCTGGAAATTGCGGGCCGGGAATCGGTGATGCTGGTTGCGGATTACGGTGAAGCGATTAAACCGACGCGGGCGGTGAATGAAGTGGTCTGTTATGGGGACAAAGTGACGGTTCCGGTTTCGGACGCGACGTTTAAAATTATAATTCCGGACCTTGGGGAAATCGATTATGCCCAATTGCGGGTGGCAGTAACCCGTTCGCCGGAAAAAAGCGTGGAGCCGGTTATTGAGCTGAACGGTCGCGCGCTTGCGGTTCCGCTGGAGGATTCGGCCGGGCGGTATACGGATAAGGAATATGCGTCGACCAAACTGGTTTATGTGGATCCGACGATGTTGAAATCCATTAATTCCGTGAAAGTGAGTTTTCCGGATGGAGACGATGGTGCGGTCGGTTCTGCTGTACTGCGGGTAGCGGTCAAAAAATAG